One region of Carbonactinospora thermoautotrophica genomic DNA includes:
- a CDS encoding multicopper oxidase domain-containing protein, whose protein sequence is MTPTDVRIGPAPQVFSPGPPRRPRASWHSRANAIVVGWLALTVLAVVAQHRLPEPRWLVIHMFLLGAVTNAIVIWSEHFAVALLRVRAERWDLIRLGALNAAVVTVLYGATGGHPGLAAAAAGGVVAAVAWHVSALIRMARHALPSRFGHVIAWYIAAGVALVTGGTLGGLMVSQRVPWAWHERMHAAHAEVNLLGWVGLTVLGTLFTLWPTILRTRVSDWVGVSARWALRLAVPGLALTTGGLLLAVRWAAVAGLAAYAAAVAVALAPLAETVRRRRPHTPAAWVIAAGIGWFEIAILTDVVIVATHPQGEVAEALAPLLPLVILGFVAQILLGALTHLLPVVLGGGPARLKANVALLERGWTVRLAAANLAVPLLALPLPPLVSLAGWGLVLVALGSFVVLAVAALILTRRPSPALTGVVAGCLLTAVAVAVATSGGPEPRATATVGRQTVEVTLADMRIRPGTIQAAPGTRLVLHVVNRDAQHHDLRLATGEHTPLLGPGESATLQLGPLTRDVEGWCTVAGHRAAGMTMRIVLLGDHSAHAHDTGAAMTHNPADLDLTAPMSPGWKPYDATLRPAPGGTEHHVEIHAKETDLQVAPGVRQRMWTFDGTVPGPVLRGKVGDVFTITFVNDGTMGHGIDFHAGALAPDRPMRTIQPGERLTYRFRANRAGAWLYHCSTMPMLQHIANGMYGAVIIDPPGLPRVDREYVLVQGELYLGQPGSAAQVAKLRDGRPDAWMFNGTAAGYDHAPLTARAGERVRIWVVAAGPGSGTAFHIVGAQFDTAYKEGAYLLHRGGTGGAQVLDLAPAQGGYVETVFPEPGYYPFVDHDVLHGEAGAHGMFQVTE, encoded by the coding sequence ATGACCCCGACTGACGTGCGGATCGGGCCGGCCCCGCAGGTGTTCTCACCCGGTCCGCCGCGCCGCCCGCGCGCGTCGTGGCACTCGCGAGCGAACGCGATCGTGGTGGGCTGGCTCGCCCTGACCGTGCTGGCCGTGGTCGCGCAGCACCGGCTGCCCGAGCCACGGTGGCTGGTGATCCACATGTTCTTGCTTGGGGCGGTGACCAACGCCATCGTGATCTGGAGCGAGCACTTCGCCGTCGCGCTGCTGCGCGTGCGTGCGGAACGTTGGGATCTCATCCGGCTCGGCGCGCTGAACGCGGCGGTCGTCACCGTGCTGTATGGCGCCACCGGCGGCCATCCGGGACTCGCCGCCGCGGCGGCGGGCGGTGTCGTGGCAGCCGTCGCCTGGCACGTGAGCGCGTTGATTCGGATGGCCCGTCACGCGCTGCCGAGCCGGTTCGGCCACGTCATCGCCTGGTACATCGCCGCCGGGGTCGCGCTCGTGACCGGTGGGACTCTCGGCGGGCTGATGGTCTCCCAACGGGTGCCGTGGGCCTGGCACGAGCGGATGCACGCCGCGCACGCCGAAGTGAACCTGCTCGGCTGGGTGGGGCTCACGGTGCTCGGCACGCTGTTCACCCTGTGGCCGACGATCCTGCGTACGCGGGTCTCCGACTGGGTGGGCGTGTCGGCGCGGTGGGCCCTGCGGCTCGCGGTGCCCGGCCTGGCGCTGACGACGGGCGGGCTGCTGCTGGCCGTCCGGTGGGCGGCCGTCGCCGGGCTCGCGGCGTACGCGGCCGCGGTCGCCGTCGCCCTCGCCCCGCTCGCCGAGACCGTGAGACGCCGTCGCCCGCACACCCCGGCCGCCTGGGTGATCGCGGCGGGTATCGGCTGGTTCGAGATCGCGATCCTCACCGACGTGGTGATCGTCGCCACCCACCCGCAAGGGGAGGTCGCGGAGGCGCTGGCCCCCCTGTTGCCACTGGTCATCCTCGGCTTCGTCGCCCAGATACTCCTGGGGGCGCTCACCCACCTGCTGCCGGTCGTGCTCGGCGGCGGGCCGGCCCGGCTGAAGGCCAACGTCGCGCTCCTGGAACGCGGCTGGACGGTGCGGCTGGCCGCAGCGAACCTCGCCGTGCCGCTGCTGGCCTTGCCACTGCCGCCTCTTGTCAGCCTTGCGGGATGGGGGCTGGTCCTGGTGGCGCTCGGCTCGTTCGTCGTCCTGGCCGTCGCGGCACTGATCCTGACGCGGCGGCCGTCACCCGCGCTCACCGGTGTCGTCGCTGGCTGTCTGCTCACCGCCGTGGCGGTCGCGGTGGCGACGAGCGGCGGCCCGGAACCACGCGCCACCGCGACCGTCGGGCGGCAGACCGTTGAGGTCACCCTCGCGGACATGCGGATCCGGCCCGGCACGATCCAGGCCGCCCCGGGTACCCGGCTGGTACTGCACGTGGTCAACCGCGACGCGCAACACCACGACCTGCGGCTCGCGACGGGCGAGCATACGCCGCTGCTCGGACCGGGTGAGAGCGCGACCCTCCAGTTGGGGCCGCTGACCCGAGACGTCGAAGGCTGGTGCACCGTAGCCGGGCACCGGGCCGCCGGCATGACGATGCGCATCGTCCTGCTCGGCGACCACTCGGCGCACGCCCACGACACGGGCGCCGCCATGACGCACAACCCTGCGGACCTCGACCTCACGGCACCGATGAGCCCGGGCTGGAAACCGTACGACGCCACACTGCGACCGGCACCCGGCGGCACCGAGCACCACGTCGAGATCCACGCGAAAGAGACCGACCTGCAGGTGGCGCCGGGCGTACGGCAACGGATGTGGACCTTCGACGGGACCGTGCCCGGGCCCGTGCTTCGGGGAAAGGTCGGCGACGTCTTCACGATCACCTTCGTCAACGACGGCACGATGGGCCACGGCATCGACTTTCACGCCGGAGCCCTCGCCCCCGACCGGCCGATGCGGACGATCCAGCCCGGTGAGCGGTTGACGTACCGGTTCCGCGCCAACCGCGCTGGCGCCTGGCTGTACCACTGCTCGACCATGCCGATGCTCCAGCACATCGCGAACGGCATGTACGGCGCCGTGATCATCGACCCGCCGGGCCTGCCTCGGGTGGACCGTGAGTACGTCCTCGTCCAAGGCGAGCTCTATCTCGGTCAGCCGGGCAGCGCGGCCCAGGTCGCGAAGCTGCGCGACGGCCGGCCCGACGCCTGGATGTTCAACGGCACCGCCGCCGGTTACGACCACGCGCCGCTCACCGCTCGAGCCGGGGAACGCGTACGCATATGGGTGGTCGCCGCCGGCCCTGGGTCCGGCACCGCCTTCCACATCGTCGGCGCACAGTTCGACACCGCCTACAAGGAAGGCGCCTACCTGCTGCACCGTGGCGGGACCGGAGGCGCCCAGGTGCTCGACCTCGCCCCGGCACAGGGCGGCTACGTGGAGACGGTGTTTCCTGAGCCCGGCTACTACCCGTTCGTCGACCACGACGTGCTCCACGGCGAGGCTGGCGCCCACGGCATGTTCCAGGTGACCGAATGA
- a CDS encoding transposase, translated as MSAIQKTAIRTHPTMAMPPPIPPHPQPHPNMADLPRLPPFGSVPSGLEAHAHAHEVHHRPPVVFGTGLGVGPPASLPPDPVSRPRTGGDCKKFGITPDRFRRAWRNAWSELFLAFPPEIRKIIYVANTAESRAARPREATRDRGAFPTEQAAIKRFTWPSAPWLNRREAEETTWWPVGRPP; from the coding sequence ATGAGCGCGATCCAGAAGACGGCCATCAGGACCCATCCCACGATGGCCATGCCACCGCCCATACCTCCCCACCCCCAGCCGCACCCGAACATGGCCGACCTCCCTCGTCTGCCCCCATTCGGTAGCGTTCCCTCCGGGCTCGAAGCCCATGCTCATGCGCATGAAGTCCACCACCGGCCACCGGTAGTGTTCGGCACGGGCCTCGGCGTCGGCCCACCGGCGAGCCTTCCCCCTGACCCGGTCAGCCGGCCGCGGACCGGAGGGGACTGTAAGAAATTCGGTATAACCCCTGATCGATTCAGGCGGGCCTGGCGGAACGCGTGGAGTGAGTTGTTCCTGGCGTTCCCGCCCGAGATTCGCAAGATCATCTATGTCGCGAACACGGCTGAGAGCCGCGCCGCCCGGCCGCGCGAAGCCACTCGCGACCGTGGCGCGTTCCCGACCGAGCAGGCCGCAATCAAGCGCTTTACCTGGCCATCCGCACCCTGGCTGAACCGAAGAGAGGCAGAGGAAACCACGTGGTGGCCGGTTGGAAGGCCACCCTGA
- a CDS encoding SHOCT domain-containing protein — translation MAIVGWVLMAVFWIALIALIVWAVVRLVQAGDGRYRGGQHPETPEEILARRFASGEIDAATYDEARARLAQRRPEPR, via the coding sequence ATGGCCATCGTGGGATGGGTCCTGATGGCCGTCTTCTGGATCGCGCTCATCGCGTTGATCGTCTGGGCGGTGGTCCGGCTGGTGCAGGCTGGCGACGGCCGGTACCGGGGCGGGCAACACCCGGAAACCCCCGAGGAGATCCTCGCCCGCCGGTTCGCCTCCGGTGAGATCGACGCAGCCACCTACGACGAGGCACGGGCCCGTCTCGCCCAACGGCGGCCGGAACCCCGATGA
- a CDS encoding urease accessory protein UreH domain-containing protein: protein MSVVTLFATGLAAGLVAGGASCAAVQGGLLVGVVGRRRASSRLSEDGRGGVLTPVAAFLAAKLVSHTLAGAALGLLGAAVQPGPRARAVLLVLAGILMAVFALDMLGVPAVRRITPRPPQAWGRRVRASAKSTSWATPAVLGFLTVLIPCGVTLSMELLAITSGSLLGGAAVMAGFVLGTSPLFVALGYVLRASTRILQGRLTLAAGVLVLAVAAWTVTSGLRLGGWLPGDAVVATNTGQAVQITTDNQQIITIRAEETSYEPTTVLARAGLPTTLVIRTDNAQGCTRTFVIPALGVQQILPETGDTRINLGTPKAGTLDYSCGMGMYGGRITFQETTP from the coding sequence ATGTCTGTCGTGACCCTATTCGCCACCGGGCTCGCTGCGGGCTTGGTCGCCGGCGGCGCCTCCTGCGCTGCCGTCCAGGGAGGCCTGCTGGTCGGCGTGGTGGGACGCCGCCGCGCTTCCAGCCGTCTGTCTGAGGACGGGCGCGGGGGCGTGCTCACCCCCGTGGCGGCGTTCCTGGCCGCCAAGCTCGTCTCCCACACCCTCGCCGGCGCCGCGCTCGGCCTCCTCGGCGCCGCCGTCCAGCCCGGCCCCCGCGCCCGGGCGGTGTTACTGGTGCTCGCCGGCATCCTCATGGCCGTGTTCGCCTTGGACATGCTCGGCGTGCCCGCGGTACGGCGCATCACCCCCCGGCCCCCGCAGGCGTGGGGTCGGCGGGTCCGGGCGAGCGCCAAGTCCACCTCATGGGCGACCCCGGCGGTGCTTGGCTTCCTCACCGTGCTCATCCCCTGCGGGGTCACCCTGAGCATGGAACTGCTCGCCATCACCTCCGGCTCGCTCCTCGGCGGGGCCGCGGTCATGGCCGGTTTCGTGCTCGGTACCAGCCCACTGTTCGTCGCCTTGGGGTACGTGCTGCGCGCCTCCACCCGCATCCTGCAGGGCCGGCTCACCCTCGCCGCCGGCGTCCTGGTCCTCGCCGTCGCCGCCTGGACCGTGACCTCCGGGCTGCGGCTGGGCGGCTGGCTCCCCGGCGATGCCGTCGTCGCGACCAACACCGGCCAAGCCGTGCAGATCACGACGGACAACCAGCAGATCATCACGATCCGGGCTGAGGAAACCTCCTACGAGCCCACCACCGTGCTCGCCCGCGCCGGCCTGCCCACCACGTTAGTCATCCGTACCGACAACGCCCAGGGCTGCACCCGCACCTTCGTCATCCCCGCCCTCGGCGTCCAACAGATCCTGCCCGAGACCGGGGACACCCGCATCAACCTAGGCACCCCGAAGGCCGGGACCCTCGACTACAGCTGCGGCATGGGTATGTACGGCGGCCGCATCACCTTCCAGGAGACCACGCCATGA
- a CDS encoding heavy-metal-associated domain-containing protein: MTRLHFIVTGMHCTSCGLLIDDAVEELPGVIRSTTDVRTGRTTVDLDTTNPPSEQDIIAAIAQAGYTATPALSADTTPAHP, from the coding sequence ATGACCCGCCTGCACTTCATCGTGACCGGCATGCACTGCACCAGCTGTGGCCTGCTCATCGACGACGCCGTCGAAGAACTCCCCGGCGTCATCCGCTCCACCACCGACGTCCGTACCGGCCGCACTACCGTCGACCTCGACACCACCAACCCGCCCAGCGAACAGGACATCATCGCCGCCATCGCCCAAGCCGGCTACACCGCCACCCCCGCGCTATCAGCGGACACCACACCGGCCCACCCCTGA
- a CDS encoding integrase core domain-containing protein, whose translation MSEHHDAALAVAAPRMAAATRGGEVRGVIFHSDRGSEYTAEAFAAACARLGVTQSMGRVGCALDNAAAEALNSTLKVEFIHRQHFTTREEARQAIATWITEFSNTRRRHSACGWQSPIDYEHGAATPAEAA comes from the coding sequence ATGAGCGAGCATCATGACGCTGCGCTGGCGGTCGCCGCGCCGCGGATGGCCGCCGCCACCCGCGGTGGTGAGGTACGCGGGGTGATCTTCCATTCGGACCGGGGCAGCGAGTACACCGCCGAGGCGTTCGCTGCCGCGTGTGCCCGGCTGGGGGTGACCCAGTCGATGGGCCGGGTCGGCTGCGCGTTGGACAACGCCGCCGCCGAAGCACTCAACTCCACGCTCAAGGTCGAGTTCATCCACCGCCAGCACTTCACCACCCGCGAGGAGGCCCGGCAGGCGATCGCCACCTGGATCACCGAGTTCTCCAACACCCGCCGCCGGCACTCAGCCTGCGGCTGGCAGTCCCCGATCGACTACGAACACGGCGCCGCCACCCCGGCGGAGGCCGCATAG
- a CDS encoding IS3 family transposase produces MSQSWFSTWRNRPPTPRQERRKRLDEAIRRIFDDSGGTYGSPRVTVELRQAGWRVSANTVAQRMAALGLVARVVRRRRSLTRQGRRAAAPDLVNRDFSAPAPNRVWCGDLTEIPTGEGKLYLASVLDLLLPSAARLRDERAS; encoded by the coding sequence ATGTCGCAGTCGTGGTTCTCCACGTGGCGGAACCGGCCGCCGACACCACGGCAGGAGCGGCGGAAGCGGCTTGATGAGGCCATCCGGCGGATCTTCGACGACTCCGGTGGTACCTACGGCAGCCCGCGGGTCACCGTCGAGCTACGCCAGGCTGGCTGGCGGGTCTCGGCGAACACGGTCGCCCAGCGTATGGCCGCACTCGGGCTGGTGGCCCGGGTGGTGCGCCGGCGCCGGTCGCTGACCCGCCAGGGCCGGCGGGCGGCGGCCCCGGATCTGGTCAACCGGGACTTCAGCGCACCGGCACCGAACCGGGTCTGGTGCGGGGACCTGACCGAGATCCCCACCGGGGAGGGCAAGCTGTACCTGGCCAGCGTGCTCGACCTCCTACTCCCGTCGGCTGCTCGGCTCCGCGATGAGCGAGCATCATGA
- a CDS encoding transposase, with the protein MRETGKPIAQVARELGINDGTLGNWVAKDRAARGETGAGEQLGESERAELARLRRENAELATGA; encoded by the coding sequence GTGCGGGAGACCGGTAAGCCGATCGCGCAGGTCGCCCGTGAGCTGGGTATCAACGATGGGACGTTGGGCAACTGGGTGGCCAAGGATCGGGCCGCCCGCGGTGAGACCGGTGCCGGCGAACAGCTGGGTGAGTCCGAGCGCGCCGAGCTCGCGCGGTTGCGGCGGGAGAACGCCGAGCTGGCGACGGGGGCGTGA
- a CDS encoding enoyl-CoA hydratase-related protein, translating to MIPSSRATCAIGLPVSRTIRTAPARNSASNSPSLLGHEPLPSRSGLHATRGGAIGFSPDGGMSWALPRIIGAIRARDLILTDGVLAGEEALRAGLLSRLVADQDIQAEAEAVAVKLADGPTSTYARIKRLMQDAPARDLAEHLDTEAEAIAACADSPAGQEGVDAFTQRRTPTFPNRHEPRLDA from the coding sequence TTGATACCCAGCTCACGGGCGACCTGCGCGATCGGCTTACCGGTCTCCCGCACGATCCGGACCGCACCAGCCCGGAACTCGGCATCGAACTCCCCGTCTCTTCTCGGCCATGAACCTCTTCCCTCAAGATCAGGCCTCCACGCTACGAGGGGAGGGGCAATCGGCTTCTCCCCCGACGGCGGCATGTCCTGGGCCCTGCCACGCATCATCGGTGCCATCCGCGCCCGCGACCTCATCCTCACCGACGGGGTATTGGCTGGCGAAGAGGCCCTGCGCGCCGGCCTGCTGAGCCGCCTGGTAGCCGACCAGGACATCCAGGCCGAAGCCGAAGCCGTCGCGGTGAAACTGGCCGATGGACCGACCAGCACCTACGCCCGGATCAAACGACTGATGCAGGACGCACCAGCCCGCGACCTGGCCGAGCACCTGGACACGGAAGCCGAAGCGATCGCCGCCTGCGCGGACAGCCCCGCCGGCCAGGAAGGCGTGGACGCCTTCACACAACGACGCACGCCAACCTTCCCCAATCGACACGAGCCGCGACTCGATGCCTAA
- a CDS encoding IS5 family transposase: MIAPLLPPRPVSIAGPKHDLREIVNAILYVARTGIPWRYLPHDSPTPTTVYDYFARWEADGTAERVHDALRAEVRRTKGRRVCPTAAVIDSQTVKASPAAPADTVGYDAGKHTKGRKRHIATDTLGLLLVCLATAGSVQDSAGGRQVLTTLGTRHPTVVKAWADGGYNAEVVHPAARLGIDLEIIARDPAVKGFAGLPQRWVVERSFGWFVQRRRLVRAYEAPPERSRAMFHWAMTDTMARRITRVHHRPRQNLQPNPDRSP; this comes from the coding sequence CTGATCGCCCCGCTGCTGCCACCCCGCCCGGTGAGCATCGCCGGACCCAAACACGACCTCCGCGAGATCGTCAACGCCATCCTGTACGTGGCCCGCACCGGCATCCCCTGGCGGTACCTGCCGCACGACTCACCGACCCCCACCACCGTCTATGACTACTTCGCCCGCTGGGAGGCCGACGGCACCGCCGAGCGCGTCCACGACGCACTGCGCGCCGAAGTACGCCGCACGAAAGGCCGTCGGGTCTGCCCGACCGCGGCGGTGATCGACTCCCAGACCGTCAAGGCCTCCCCGGCCGCACCCGCCGACACGGTCGGCTACGACGCGGGCAAGCACACCAAGGGCCGCAAGCGCCACATCGCCACCGACACCCTCGGCCTGCTGCTGGTGTGTCTGGCCACGGCCGGTTCGGTCCAAGACTCCGCCGGCGGCAGGCAGGTCCTCACCACCCTGGGGACCCGGCACCCCACCGTGGTCAAGGCGTGGGCAGACGGCGGCTACAACGCCGAGGTCGTCCACCCCGCCGCCCGACTGGGCATCGACCTGGAAATCATCGCACGCGACCCGGCGGTCAAGGGCTTCGCGGGGCTCCCCCAACGCTGGGTGGTCGAGCGCAGCTTCGGCTGGTTCGTCCAGCGTCGGCGCCTGGTCCGCGCCTACGAGGCCCCTCCCGAGCGGAGCCGAGCCATGTTCCACTGGGCGATGACCGACACCATGGCCCGCCGCATCACCCGCGTCCACCACCGGCCACGTCAAAATCTCCAGCCGAATCCGGACAGGTCACCCTAG
- a CDS encoding fumarylacetoacetate hydrolase family protein: MQLMRLGPYGHERPAVRADDGLVYDLSSVTRDIDGDFFAGCGIDRARDALAAGRLPKLDHVGLRVGAPVARPAAIVCVGQNYAAHAAECGVEPPTSPVIFLKHPNTLVGPYDDVLIPRGSSGIDYEVELAVVISQRAQYLDSPDDAMKYIAGYAVSNDVTERTFQFDLSGGQWSKGKCAPTFNPMGPGLVPADEVPSVQSLRLRSRVNGEPRQDSTTADMVFSVAFLVWHLSQFLTLEPGDIINTGTPEGVALSGRFPYLAEGDVVECEIEGLGCQRQVVKKA; this comes from the coding sequence ATGCAACTCATGCGGCTTGGTCCGTATGGTCACGAACGGCCGGCAGTGCGTGCCGACGACGGGCTCGTGTACGACCTGTCGTCGGTCACCCGCGACATCGACGGCGACTTCTTCGCAGGCTGTGGCATCGACCGTGCCCGTGACGCACTCGCGGCCGGCCGGCTGCCCAAGCTCGATCACGTCGGACTGCGGGTCGGCGCTCCGGTCGCTCGGCCTGCAGCGATCGTCTGCGTCGGGCAGAACTATGCAGCGCACGCGGCCGAGTGTGGCGTCGAGCCGCCGACGTCTCCGGTGATCTTCCTGAAGCATCCCAACACGCTCGTCGGTCCGTACGACGACGTGTTGATCCCGCGCGGGTCCAGCGGCATCGACTACGAGGTCGAGCTCGCCGTCGTGATCAGTCAGCGAGCGCAGTACCTAGACTCGCCCGATGACGCTATGAAGTACATCGCCGGATACGCCGTATCGAACGATGTGACCGAGCGAACCTTCCAGTTCGATCTGTCGGGTGGGCAATGGTCGAAGGGCAAGTGCGCCCCGACGTTCAACCCGATGGGGCCAGGACTCGTGCCTGCCGACGAGGTTCCCTCCGTGCAATCCCTCAGACTCCGTTCCCGCGTCAACGGTGAGCCACGTCAGGATTCGACGACGGCCGACATGGTGTTCTCCGTTGCCTTCCTCGTATGGCACCTCTCGCAGTTCCTCACGCTCGAGCCGGGCGACATCATCAACACCGGCACCCCTGAAGGGGTGGCTCTTTCCGGCCGGTTCCCGTATCTAGCTGAGGGCGACGTCGTCGAGTGTGAGATCGAGGGGCTCGGTTGCCAACGACAGGTGGTCAAGAAGGCGTGA
- a CDS encoding GntR family transcriptional regulator: MSSGVQTANAAAHVAAILRDEILTGQLQGGAPVREHEVADRLGVSRTPVREAVSRLVAEGLLIKDGNRTAHVFRPSLTELLEIYEIRIPLESLAARFACEEADKAFVAELEKAGRALQNADLGIDWSIKHEAFHLLVARGSRRPRLESLVRTLRAQSEPYVRFAVASDDQLRHRAQHDHAEIIRLIKEGDGKAIERLVKNHLQATVKRVSALLSQHPGLSASGFAFPGPPVEPRSRR; this comes from the coding sequence GTGAGTAGTGGCGTGCAGACGGCCAATGCGGCCGCGCACGTCGCCGCGATCCTGCGCGACGAGATCCTCACCGGTCAGCTCCAGGGTGGCGCTCCCGTGCGCGAGCACGAAGTGGCCGATCGGCTGGGAGTGAGCCGAACGCCGGTGCGAGAGGCCGTGAGCCGGCTTGTCGCCGAGGGTCTGTTGATAAAGGACGGCAACCGAACAGCCCATGTGTTCCGGCCGTCTCTGACCGAGCTTCTCGAGATCTACGAGATCCGCATCCCGCTGGAGTCGCTTGCGGCGCGCTTTGCCTGTGAGGAGGCGGACAAGGCGTTCGTCGCCGAACTTGAGAAGGCCGGGCGGGCGCTGCAAAACGCCGACCTTGGCATCGACTGGTCGATCAAGCACGAGGCGTTCCACCTCCTCGTGGCGCGTGGAAGCCGTCGCCCGCGGCTGGAGTCCCTCGTCCGGACTCTCCGGGCGCAGTCGGAGCCCTACGTCCGCTTCGCAGTCGCGTCAGACGATCAGCTCCGGCACCGCGCGCAGCACGACCACGCGGAGATCATCCGGCTGATCAAGGAAGGCGACGGCAAGGCGATAGAACGCCTCGTCAAGAACCACTTGCAGGCGACCGTCAAACGGGTCTCTGCATTGCTTTCGCAGCACCCGGGTCTGTCCGCGAGCGGCTTCGCATTTCCGGGGCCCCCAGTCGAGCCCAGGTCCCGCCGTTAA
- a CDS encoding FAD-dependent oxidoreductase, whose product MAGAGLGGLAVGTALAQRGWRVRIHERAPELRMFGAGIWLWENGLRSLRLIGAEEQAVRNAKRIKQWAVVDEHGDEMFRRAFTDDDKMVLPLRADLYQALIDAALAAGVEIVTSSTAVAADPEGALILDDGSRLRADLVVAADGAFSKVRDSLMLTDKVSYLREGYIRLLVPQQPGDEDAVITESWHGTRRFLYCPCSDEFHYVALSCLVDDRTGRGVPVDKESWAASFPAFSDIIARIGEDGRWDRGMTVRCRSWSEGKVVLVGDAAHAQAPNLGQGANMTFTNAVSLAAAVSGANDIPAALRAWEQRERPLTDHVQRWSHGYGWLVSMWPEHLAEVRTKFLQFATSIPWVDAQLNRAARHIPVGDHG is encoded by the coding sequence GTGGCCGGCGCCGGGCTTGGTGGGCTGGCCGTGGGCACTGCGCTTGCGCAACGAGGCTGGCGGGTGCGCATCCACGAACGGGCGCCCGAGCTGCGGATGTTTGGCGCCGGCATCTGGCTGTGGGAGAACGGCCTGCGGTCGCTCCGGTTGATCGGGGCCGAGGAGCAGGCCGTGCGCAACGCGAAGCGGATCAAGCAGTGGGCCGTGGTCGATGAGCACGGTGACGAGATGTTCCGCCGCGCTTTCACCGACGACGACAAGATGGTGCTGCCACTGCGGGCCGACCTCTACCAGGCGCTGATCGATGCCGCGCTGGCCGCCGGCGTCGAGATCGTCACCAGTTCAACCGCGGTGGCGGCAGATCCCGAGGGCGCACTCATCCTCGACGACGGTTCCCGTCTGCGAGCGGATCTCGTCGTGGCGGCGGATGGCGCGTTTTCGAAGGTGCGCGACTCCCTGATGTTGACGGACAAGGTGTCCTACCTCCGCGAGGGTTACATCCGGCTGCTCGTGCCTCAGCAGCCGGGTGACGAGGACGCGGTCATTACGGAGAGCTGGCACGGCACTCGCCGCTTCCTGTACTGCCCGTGTTCGGATGAGTTCCACTACGTCGCGCTTTCGTGCCTGGTTGACGATCGCACCGGCCGCGGGGTTCCGGTGGACAAGGAGAGCTGGGCGGCCTCGTTCCCGGCGTTCTCGGACATCATCGCCAGGATCGGCGAGGACGGCCGGTGGGATCGGGGCATGACCGTTCGCTGCCGCTCCTGGTCGGAAGGAAAGGTCGTCCTCGTCGGCGACGCCGCGCACGCGCAGGCGCCGAACCTCGGCCAGGGCGCGAATATGACGTTCACGAACGCGGTGTCGCTGGCCGCTGCGGTGAGCGGTGCAAACGACATCCCCGCCGCGTTGAGGGCGTGGGAACAGCGGGAACGGCCCCTCACCGACCATGTTCAGCGTTGGAGCCACGGCTACGGCTGGCTGGTCAGCATGTGGCCGGAGCATCTTGCCGAGGTGCGCACCAAGTTCCTGCAGTTCGCCACGAGCATCCCGTGGGTGGACGCGCAGCTCAACCGTGCCGCGCGGCACATCCCGGTGGGGGACCATGGGTGA
- a CDS encoding RidA family protein, with the protein MGDPNMTSGSTTRKSVVDVPGVPPPFRCYYSNAVRVAGGDMLYISGQVAWDEDGNVVCVGDGPGQARKAFDNLGKVLAAHGATYDDVVKVTVYVTDFSWFDELSALREQLFPHNGPASTIVQVSQLVQPELMIEVEAVAVVR; encoded by the coding sequence ATGGGTGACCCGAACATGACATCAGGGAGCACGACGCGGAAGTCAGTGGTCGACGTGCCAGGGGTTCCGCCTCCGTTCCGGTGCTACTACTCGAACGCGGTGCGCGTCGCCGGCGGCGACATGCTGTACATCTCCGGTCAGGTTGCGTGGGACGAAGACGGGAACGTCGTGTGTGTCGGTGACGGTCCTGGACAAGCACGCAAGGCGTTCGACAACCTCGGCAAGGTGCTCGCGGCGCACGGTGCGACGTACGACGACGTCGTGAAGGTGACCGTCTACGTCACCGACTTCTCATGGTTCGACGAACTCAGCGCCTTACGAGAGCAGCTGTTTCCTCACAATGGCCCGGCCAGCACCATCGTGCAGGTGAGTCAGCTGGTGCAACCGGAGCTGATGATCGAGGTGGAGGCCGTGGCGGTGGTCCGGTGA